tcgacctcattttactcaaaaagtagcacatgaaggtatatcttttattacatatttgatttaatcaggtaaaaactagcctatatgcaaattttcaggaacttgtaaatacaggatcaaaactgtatcgtatgcccttaataaCTGAACacgcgtactaaattataatcctggtacctttgataactattaattcATTCGTAACCCATCTCCGTCTAAGGGGTTGAATTGAGGTTCACATGAACATGGATTAAGTGAGGTCGAATTatttacttgcaagtgaataatcaTCAGCCAAGTTTTTTTCgcttatttttacaaaatgcaaCCATACTGGCTTCAAAAATCGaattaatatttcatcaataattttacaaaattaaaaaaaatatatcgcGTAGATAACGCTCCttttagaaaacttaattaCAGGAAAAACGATGCTACATCCCAATTTCATATCATACCACTGTTCATTTTATGTGTATATTACAGTTTGCAAAAAAGTCCAAATGTATATTCTGTCACTAAGTATGAGtcttattttgaaagatttcaGAAGGTCTGATTTACGATCAAACAGTTAGGAAGTTGTTTGCAAACCAAACAATAAACGTTGACGGGGGACCTGAATTTCACCAGACAGCTTTACTAGACTTTAATACGGTAAGTACtgaaatgaatttttattcataaaatgtcAACACAtgataacaaattaaatattagtacatgtatgtagctcttttaacttcaaattaaaaagtgcGATTTCCTTGTAACATACCATCCTtagtgtatataaaaaaaagaaaaaaaattacaaaaatactgatgtgcgaagaaaattcaaaacggaaggtcccgaatcaaatagcaaaatcatacaataaatcacatcaaacgaattgacaacaactgtcttattgctgacttggtacatgcattttcaaatgcagAAAATACTGGGTTAAattggttttatagcgctaaacctcttacttgtatgacagtcgcgtcGAATTccaattatatttacaacgatgagTGATCAGAAGAGacataatttgtaaaactatGGATACCGCAGTCATTACTATGTCACAATCTCaagacaaaaatacagttttaatttatttaaagcgTATTACAAGCTTACATACAAAAACCCTAcctatcaaaacattttttagaaAGACATTAcaatacataatacataatacataatataagaCATATCACTGTCATGTGAAGTTATATTATTatgttctttaattttttaacattatagaCAGAATATACTTTTAATGGCGAAATTCTGATCATTAATAGCTTTTCTCCTTTGATGAAGCGTTACAATTGTGTTGTCCTTTGGGAAACTGATCTATCTTTTTAATTGTGCAGGATATAGAATACTTAGTCCGGGATAACAAGTGTACGAAGATGAATATTACAACCATGGAACCAGGGTGTATACCAAGTAAGTTCCGAAGGATGATAATCATAGATGCTCTTATACTATCCAagcataaacaaaacaaaatcaatatagtgATATCTCCATATACCTATATGCACTcagtataaaatattaaaaaaaaatacaaagaacgAATAGGAATTATGTGAACACACTTAACATGAAGTTTTGACAGTGCAGAAGTTTGATTTAATGTTCTCTCTTGGTCAATAACGCTCCAGCAAGTTCGGGTTATTATTAAAATTAGGTCGTTAATAGCTCTGCATGAGACTCTTCAGAagcatttgattaaaatataattagttatagtcaaaggtaccaggattataatttagtagccagacgcgcgtttcgtttacataaaactcatcagtgacgctcaaatcaacaTAATAAGCTTTAgatcatacatataaaatatactgaaattaaaagtgtaaataAGACTACATTCTTATGGTATCTTTCTTTTAGTGAGTTATTTgcatcacacaaaaaaaaaaaaaaaaaaaaaaaacaagctgtCGGCTCCCTTTGAGCAAAGTTCACATTTGGaaaaaatttgatattatgTTAAGGTCATCTTTAAGTTGCAGCGCGTTTACATATTCCTGGTTTTCAAATGTGTTGGCTGTTCTTAACTGATGagaataaatttagaaaagcGCTTCAGAGGCAAACaatgtataattttcatttaaagggAATGAGTTATATGTGATTGTagtataatatttcttttatgcgcataaaatatcatattttgaaCTAAACATTGGAGTTGAGAATTTTAAAAACGCTTGAAGCAGTTAATCATCTTCATTCCAGATAATGCAACTGTAATAAATCATTCGTACATGGGTGCTGGAGCAGCTAAGGTTAAAACAACAATGTATAgatttcaatatgaacaaatGTTGGTTTACCTGACTGTCGCAGATGATGGCTGTGTTCCAATACTTTACGAGGGTGCAGGAATGAACCAAAAAGGAGGTATTAACATCCTGTTAAGAgtcacatatatttattttatataatgaaaCAACTACACATCATACTACATAGTCcaaactatttaaatataaaaacacatgtATGTATACGAATAATGGCATTGAcataaagaaattgaaatatttatttacctCAAAATGCTGCATaatcctaattttttttttatagaatctGTTAAAATGGGTATACAGTATATGGGAATTGAAGCAGTTGCGTCTGATCCATCAGTATTTAGTTTACCAGCCAGTTGTGTAAGTATATTTAGTCGGActtttgttattaatatttttcgttaaattattctaaattaaagaatatatttcTATAATGCAAAGCACGGATTCCTTCCCCGGCATTGgcttcattattatttttcctttttgaattatagccctttatatttatataaagatttgACTTTTCCGATATGTTGACCTAGAGCAGGACAAAAAGATACCCTTATTGTCGAAATATGCATCTGGTGCAGTGAATATATtaggcaaaagtagtttacctgTGCTCAAATCTCGCAAATCGATTAAGGAGGTAAGAGGCATATTCAGAGGGGTGTATAGGATGGCCACCCTTTTCTGtgaaaaaatggttgattatattGGGAATAACTtaagcatgaccggagcggtCCCCTCTTAAGCAGTCAGTGGGCCACCacatatgaaaatttctggatccgccactgagaaGAGACAAATCTTGGTTCCATAAAatcactttattttaaaataacggTATAATCGATACCAGAAACTAAATCCTCAAAAAAGGGTAAACACTATCATGACTATGTAGAATTGCTGGCAGTTACTGAGGTAACATGTAATTATAGAATATGTTCTAGATTGATCTTTTTCATTAAATacaacttttcttttttttaatatgcgatccatacttgttttttttttaaatacaacaaaCTCATTGTAACAATGATGATGATAATAATTTtgccttttatttcattgtagAGTATGCTGTGATGTGTTAAGTGTAGTGATTGCTGAGTGATTAATACGGGTATACCTTTTTcgaataaaattaacaaatatgtgtacagttatgattttgcatttttaccatcatatatagatatattcaCAGCGATTAGATACCCTTATGAATAAATTGGAGACTTAGACAAACACAAATCTTTATCTTTTTGTCAACTACTTCTTTGAGGAGTTCAGTTATATTGCACATATGTGTTGACACGAATTATTATGTCCCTATCATTGAAATGGTAATAATTTTCtatttccattatatttacatactTAGGATTTTCTACAAAACGAATACATAACATTACCTGTATATCGACAAAAACTTTTGGAAATttgggtcctaaatgctcttcgtTTTCGTACTTTATATTAggacttttaaactttttttttaaattaaagaatttttttttacatccttTTAATCATATTATCTATGATTTGGTTATGTGTACGGTCAGTCAAAACAGAATTGCagttttgttttcgtttttgcTGCAAAGCAGTGATTTTTCTATCGTAtataagttttcaaaattaaaagcaaaaaagCAAAAAGCAAAAAGCAAAACTGATTAAAAATCATCCTTCGAGGGATACGATAGCACATATCTGGTGATATGCTTATTCGGTAAGTCACATTCTGGGACAAAGGGAATGGAAGTGTTGTAACGATAGTCGGAACATATCCTTCGTCATTTATGAAATAGAtattcaataacggtcaaccaactcgtactGACGCCGTTAAATTtgcaaagggatgattttaacttcaccaatAGGAACTTTTGGTTTATTTGCTTGCTcaaagaaatcatgataggaaatacaagcacttGAATATCATATCAACTGGGAGTAATATTCTCCAAATAGAGGGAATGCTGGAAAGTTGCTAAAACGAAATTGATaattcacaattgggaagctgaaattaTCGCTTTGCTAATTTACACTTACcattcttataaaataaatcaggaGTAGTTGTTTAGGGTTTCAGAAGAACAAACCTTTAATAagaactaaggtttcaactccctcaggcaaagttggctttagatgaatttggctatttattttaggtattttttgacataaagctcttcaacggtttcggtacttatacatcgtcggatttcaaatgttttgcttTGAGCGTTCccgatgaaggtaaatccagaaaagcgcttcggacgcaagaaattaataacgtgttgttttcaatattttacaccactgggtcgatacctctgctggtggactatcagtccccgagggtatcatcagctcgtagtcagtatttcggtactgacatgatttaacaaactttactaaaattgtccgtttataaatttataaattattaagaaactaaggtttcaactccctcaggcaaagttggctttatatgaatttggctatttattttaggtattttttgacatacagctcttctacggctcggtacttatacatcttcggatttcaaatgtttggctttgagcgttcctgatgaaggtaaatccagaaaagcgcttcggacgcaagaaattaataacgtgttgttttcaatattttaatcttATCTTGTGATGTTGATCAGTATTACTGTGTTTCTCTATCTGTCATGTTTTTCAAGTGAGTCAATTGgtaaactttttaattaataaattttgCTTTATGTCGTAGCTGTcagataatgtttgtataaatatagagtgtatgtagattttgaatattttgtctctTGGATTGTCTTTATGTTTAATGGTTTTCACAATATTAGATAATCGTCTTTAATATAGGACACTTATTTACAACACTTTCGAACAAAACCAACTgtcaaaaaaacaattaaaagatatttGAAATAGATAAACTAATTACTCTTagtttactacatgtatatatgaaaattgttttttattcttcttGAGCATCATCCGCAGTTTTAAATAGGATCTGCGGTCCTCAGTTTATCGTTTTATATACAGTGTCTTTTTGACTGGTGTTTTTACTTTCGTCGCTGCTTAGTTTACTACCGTATGTAGTCGGTTTATCTTTATTAATTAGTTTTGGTATCCTCTTTTGTCCCCACACCTTATCAATATAATGGTTTTtgtgcgactgtcatacaagttagagatttagctagctataaataaagacaacaatagtataacgatgtttaaaagtcataaatcgtttgagggaaaacaaatctgggttacaaaccaaaaccacGAGAAACACATCTACTAAAACctggtttaatccacaatttctTCATagggaaatgcctgtaccaagtactaagatagttgttttacattcgtttgatattatagagattttgattttgattttgccgtttgatAATAGcctttccgatttgaatttttcttggagttcattttgtaaaacaaatattttttcggGGGGGGGGTCGTTCGCctcttttaaagatttttaaaatactttttatgaCGAGTCTTCAGTCAAACTAAcccaaatattttgtcaaattttcttATGAATGTATAATtcctaaatttcatatattaagGACACATAAAAAGTTTGTACTAAGGGCTAATTTATTAGATTGGGCATACATTTTGAATATCTGTGTTACGATTAACGGTTATGTggagtttaaatgtttaaccccATGTCAAATAATTCTTCGAGGCTGTAAATTAATCTGCCTGCTAAGATAAGtaaatacaacaaaaatcaCAACTCTACTAATAAACAAGCCAATGACAAAAAAGAAGGTTGTagaaaatttttgtattcaTGTACGAACAGGGGGTGAAAGGTACCAGAGGAACAGTACAACTCATAGATCGATAACAAAccgacaacaccatggctaaaaaataaaaagacaaacagacaaacaatagtacacaaaacacaacatagtaaAGCAAAGACCGAGCAAAACGAGCCCCACCAAAAACAGGGGCGATCCCATGCGCTCCGGATTGGTAATCAGATCatgctccatatgtggcattcgtcatgttattacaaaccaaGTAAATTTgatgttgtcaatttattttcgattaaaaaatttaaatgttcctcTGGtgtcttttcttttcttttcttttacacAATCTGCAGACACCATTGCACGTTGTAATTAGGACAGGATCTGTATACCGGTACATGTTATGGTAAAAGAAAAAGTagaaagtaatttttttttttattaaattatgatACTAAGATCAATTCGTTTAAAGAAAGTTAACAGATGTCCATTcaataaaaatgtcacatatttATATCGTTcaaatttgattatgataagACACTGCGTCATATAAAGGCAACATATAGAATGAAGTAAATATAAGCAGCATTTGTCGAAATTTGACGTCAGAATGTAAACGTCACACAGgtagatatataaaataatgttgtcattcagagtattttcaaaattataatagaacaataggatatatataaagtacagagtcacgtcataTGTACAAAAGCGCATTTTGACTTCATAAAAACTCATATGTGACGATCGATTTCAAAACGTTAACAAGTATAAGTTAtgtactaaatataaaaaaaagaagatgtgttatgattgccaatgagacatctctccacaagaaaccaaaatgacacagaaattaacaagaataggtcaccgtacggcttttaacaatgagcaaagcccatacggcATAGTCCGCTATAATTTGATTAGCATGGAAGACCCAACATTCCGAACGGTTTTGCCAGTTACATATAATATAATCTATTTCTTGTGAATAGAATCATAAGCACATACATTTTGTGAAcaattataat
Above is a window of Mytilus trossulus isolate FHL-02 chromosome 4, PNRI_Mtr1.1.1.hap1, whole genome shotgun sequence DNA encoding:
- the LOC134715932 gene encoding uncharacterized protein LOC134715932; this encodes MTRFVALVLLPAFVLGCCPPKQWRGMVFVDYSMRGADGMDHRSEISEGLIYDQTVRKLFANQTINVDGGPEFHQTALLDFNTDIEYLVRDNKCTKMNITTMEPGCIPNNATVINHSYMGAGAAKVKTTMYRFQYEQMLVYLTVADDGCVPILYEGAGMNQKGESVKMGIQYMGIEAVASDPSVFSLPASCSML